ttatgtttgcattttttatatTATGCTTCTTTTAAATGGTttagtttggtttggtttttgtaaTAGGCCAGGTGCTGTTTGAACAACAAAGTCGTTTGCTTATTtatgttaaaattatattttctaaaagcttGGCTATTTTGGATCATTTGATTCTTGTATTCTTAGAGATTATAACTTGTAGCTCAGAGCTGCTCTGGAATTATTTGCTCCTGATCTGAGTTGCTCTTGGAGATTATGGAACAGACCCAGGGATACAATTCTTCAGGGTCCATTGAGAAAAATAGATGGTCTTTGAAGGATTCCAGACATTTTTTTTGTACAacatttagctttttaaaaattctcttccttCTAACCCCATCtcacatttttcttaatattaattttttcaaagtatttggctatttctgcttttcttcccccctccccccatcttaCTTGAAAGAATCTTGTTTCAATTCAGAGGTGAATAAGAAGAACTCTCTTTTGTGGATTACTGTTCCTTTCAGgagaaaattaagcaaaatagAGTAAAAAGAATAACGTGCCTTTATCGCATAGGCTtttgcttgagaagagtaagtgtgtgtatgtatatgagagagaaagagactctgCCTCTTTAGTAGGCAGTTTTACCAGAAACACCCAGGGGCTTTGAATTGTCACCTCAGCTTTTCACTGCCTTCCTCTGAACTTGCTCAGGTCATACTTCCAGCTCTCCCTTATTCATCAGATATATGAAGGATTGGCCTAGATGGTCttgagagttctcacctgcttaGAACTTTTGTGATTCAATGAACCAAACTACAAGGCTAGAATAATTTGTACAGTGACCTGATAGTTGACGGTGAGACCTTTGTTTATTCCACACCCTAGACAGTGTGTCAGCCTTACTGGAAATACTACAGATGCCAGGACACTTTGATGCTTGGTTATGTTAATGGAAGGGCCTTAGATTGAgagtcagaagacctgggttcaaatcctgctctgccacttaataGTATTTTATAGTTTGCAGAACATTTTTATATGTCCTATTCCCATCCGGCTCTATGCCCTTAGGATATGAGAAGACACTTGAAACAATTAATAAGCAATATAAGACAATACTATATCAAATGCCAAATTGTGTGGTACAAACTCTAGGAGCTCACAGTAAAGAAGTGAGGTTAATTGATATGGTTTTGGAGTAGTCCTAACTGGAAGAGAGAGGACTTGAATTGGGCCATGAAGAAGGATTGGGCCTTGTAGTATTTGAATGGATAGGGGTGAAGGGATTTTCAATACAAAGGCATACCTATAAGAAGGAACCTAGCTTGTTTGGGGGCTTGAACAAAATAAGGGATATTGCGGGGGAGGGTATAATACTCAGGAAGTCTGAGGATTAATATAACCCAAGTCTCTAGAGAgtcttgctttttttatttcccttttgggTCATTTCAACTTAAACATGACTGGACATGTTTTGTTATTGTCATTATCATCGTTTTGGGGTGGGCAGCATCCTTTCATACTTCCAATCTTTTCAGTGGctttaacattttattcatttttctcctccataGATTACCTCCGAGCACTTAACAAGAGATCATACCAGGTGCCTTCTGAATGGAGGGGAGATGAAGGTAGAACAGCTGTTTCAAGAATTTGGCAGTAGAAAAGCTGATACTTTTCAGTCAGCTGGCGTCAGTGATTCTGAAAAATGTTCACCCACCGTTTCTCAGGGTAAAAGTTCGGATAGCTTGAATGTAGTAAAATCCAGCAGTTCCTGCAAAGCACCCAAAGTGGTACCTCTAACCCCAGAACAAGCACTGAAGCAATATAAACACCACCTCACTGCTTATGAGAAGCTGGAAATCATCAACTACCCAGAAATTTACTTTGTGGGTccaaatgccaaaaaaagaaatggagttatTGGTGGTCCCAATAACGGGGGATATGATGACCCAGATGGTGCCTATATTCACGTGCCTCGGGATCATCTAGCTTACCGATATGAAGTGCTGAAAATTATTGGCAAGGGGAGTTTTGGGCAGGTGGCCCGGGTCTATGATCACAAACTTCGACAGTATGTGGCCCTAAAGATGGTACGCAACGAAAAGCGCTTCCATCGTCAAGCAACCGAAGAGATCCGGATTTTGGAGCATcttaaaaaacaagataaaactgGTAGCATGAATGTTATCCACATGCTGGAAAGTTTCACATTCCGGAACCATGTTTGCATGGCCTTTGAATTGCTGAGCATAGACCTTtatgagctaataaaaaaaaacaagtttcagGGATTTAGCGTCCAGTTAGTACGCAAGTTTGCTCAGTCCATCTTGCAGTCGTTGGATGCTCTCCACAAAAATAAGATCATTCACTGCGACCTGAAGCCAGAAAACATTCTCCTGAAACACCATGGGCGTAGTGCCACCAAGGTCATTGATTTTGGGTCCAGCTGTTTTGAGTACCAGAAGCTTTACACATATATCCAGTCTCGGTTCTACAGAGCTCCAGAGATCATCTTAGGAAGCCGCTACAGCACACCTATTGACATATGGAGTTTTGGCTGTATCCTTGCCGAACTTTTAACAGGACAACCTCTCTTCCCAGGAGAGGATGAAGGAGACCAGTTGGCCTGTATGATGGAGCTTCTAGGGATGCCACCACCAAAACTTCTGGAGCAATCCAAACGTGCCAAGTACTTTATTAACTCCAAAGGCCTACCTCGCTATTGCTCTGTGACCACTCAGGCAGATGGAAAGGTTGTGCTTGTGGGGGGTCGTTCACGTAGGGGTAAGAAGCGAGGTCCCCCGGGCAGCAAAGACTGGGTGACAGCTCTGAAAGGGTGTGATGACTACTTATTTATAGAGTTTTTGAAAAGGTGTCTTCATTGGGACCCTGCTGCCCGCCTGACCCCAGCCCAAGCGTTAAGACACCCTTGGATTAGCAAGTCTGTACCCAGACCTCTCACCATAGAAAAGGTGTCAGGGAAACGGGTAGTAAATCCTACAAGTGCTTTCCAGGGACTGGGTTccaaactgcctccagttgttgGAATAGCCAATAAGCTTAAAACTAACTTAATGTCAGAAACCAATGGTGGTATACCTCTGTGCAGTGTATTGCCAAAACTGATTAGCTAATGGACAGCAATATGCTGAGGAATGCATatgtatggggttttttttttattattatcttgcAGACctgcaaatggaaaaagaaatgcaagcccATTGGTGGATATGTTTTTGTTAGACTAGACTTCTTTTTTAACAggcaaaacatttttatatgacTGTGAAAGAACTCTTCAAGGGCTAATTACCTAACCAGCTTGTATTGGCCATCCTGGAATATACATTAAATGACTTTTTATAGGTCAATgcatctttctttgtttttgatgtaAGATGTACTTCAGTCAGTGGGTTCTATTGATTTAAATCCCTTTCTCTCAAGATAGAAGGTATCCCAAAAAGTATATCCCGACCACTCCTCCCTTCCTGTCTCCCTGGAGGGGTAATTTGGGACGTGACAGTAGTTGTGGATGAGAGCTGATGCTAGATCTCTTGTCCCATCCATTCTGTGGGCTCATTCTAGGTGAAAGGGCTCACAGCAGAATATGATGGGGCTtgcgtgggggtggggtgagggcacCTGGAAGCTGTTGGTCCCCTGGAGAATTGGTATTACTGCTTCGCAAGGACAAATTCCTCCTCCCTTCAATTCTTTGATGtgttatgtttcctttttaactttactgttttattttgcctCTAATTTGTTTTCTAGACACTCAAAGCATTTTATAGACATTTTACCACTTTACCCAATGAGCTTATAAGGTATCAGTTTAAAACTGAGTTATATGTATCCCTTCCTCTTGTTTCTTCCAGCCCTCTTCCCCCATTTCCAAGAAAGATAAAGCAGCTTCTTTGCCCATGAATGATCCAAAATGTCAGAAATAGAACCAGCATGAAACTGGGATTCCCTAACTTTTTGGTCCTCTGTGGACCAGCCTACTTGCCCATGTCTTAATGGACCCTCTTCCTCGTAATAGTGATCACTGTGAGGTTAATCGAATTACACTTCAAAtgctttccctcctctctttccAGTGTCTGCCACCTTAATGTGTCACATTTTTCCTACTTTCAAGTTAAACTTAACTGAGTGAActtcagttataaaaataaagctCTGCTTtattcaaaatccagaaattgatGATAATACATGCCCCCTCCACTTACTTccctttatttcatttacttcaacCGTCATTTTCTCTGCTCAGATTTAAAGTTAAACAATGAGGGCTAGTAATGAAACTAATTGCTAGATAGTCATGCTTCAAAAGGAGggtggagaagagaaggtaaCTGAAGAGCTCACAGCTCTGTTCTTTGGTGTCCCTTCTCTACTTCCACCCTCTTCCAAAGCAAAAGTATGCCCATACTCTGTCCTAAAAGTATGTTTTTCAGAGCAGAATgatccatttccatttttattcttctgGAGTATAGTCTCTGCAAACTCCACAAGATTGAAAGGATGTTCTCTTCTTTGGGCAAcacagtaaacaaaagaaagaagaaaaataccatgGGCATGTTATTTAAGGAACTTCTGCGTTAtccaaaaagtattttttattttaacagctcagactatggaaaataaacaaaccacTTGAGTAGTAGCATTATACTGTTCAAGTCTAACCTCAGTCTCCCAAGCCCAAGTGCCGGAGAGAAGGGAAGAGCTCAGACAGACCTCAGCCTCTTTGAAAGGGAAGTCCTGGTATTTGTGGTGACTGAGAAGCTGAACTATTTGAAACCTTAGATATCTCTTTTACTTCTGGATTAGAGGAGGCAATGGAATATGCAACTCCTTTATATGATTCTAACTTCTGCCAAATGCCCTGATGTGTTGGAGAAGTTGTTGAGGAATCTCCTGCATTATCTAGGCAGAGCACATGTAGAGGTTGTTTTGCCGGTTGTTATCATTGTGGAAGACCTGGTTTTCTAAGCAGACTGCACTGAAGGGattgctaccaccaccaccaccacccccaaacaCATCTGGCGTGCACTGGATTGTGATGTTTATGTCTTTAGTGAGACAACTCCTTGGTTAGCCAACGCTTTGTCTGGACTCAGAAGACAGTGAGCTTACGGTTAAAGTTGGCATGTGCTCTGTTCCTGTGTATTGAAGTGACTGTGGCTATTGAAACTGGGCCAATGAAAGAATATAGACAACCTGTGACACTCTGTAGACATTCTGGAAAGCTCTGAGAAGATGAATGGATATGTTTCTGCTTCAATTTGGCAACGTAGAGAATGATGCAGAGCAGAGTCATTCAAGTTGGCATGCCTCTCTTCTGCGGACTTACGGTCGGAGAGAGTGGGCTGCTTTAAAACATGGTGGCTGTGCACAGTTGGATTCAAGGAGGCTTATGGACAGGTTTCAAGTTTAGGGACAAGTTGCAGGTTTTGGAGGTTACCAACCTGTACCTCTTTTTTTCCAGCCACTATTACATTTTCCCTTGGATCTCTGCCTTCCCAAGGAGTGAGTGACTGAAGTAGATCAGTTAGTGAGGAGACTCAGACTGTATCTTATTCACAGTTACTGGATTGTTCTTTAGCCATTTTTGTTCTTCTTGTCATTTCAGTTAAACAGGTCAATTGGTTGACTTCTCTTACTCGTTTCTAAATTGACAAAATCAGCTGAGTTTCCAAAATTGTTACTGACACAGTGAAAGAGTTGGGtaggatttttatttcattcctaaaatcatgtttttctttcaacATGGGAAATTAGCTAATCCCACAAATACCTGCTCATCTTACTATCTACCCTCATAGTCACTTATCCATCATGTGCTGTCATGATTCTTCCTTATTTTAGAGTGTAAACATGTCTTTAAACTGATCTGAATTAAGAGATTTTGATGCTTATTGATCATCTGTGGACAACAGAGGGTGGTTTCCCTTCAAGCACCTGGAGCGTGCTTACCTCTTATTCTTTTTAAGTTGGTCACAGTCAATCTTTCACCTTTTTTTATTGAGGCGGGAGGTGCCCAGGGCAGGAAGGGCGATCTGATAAGGGTAATTTGAGCTTGCCTTCTTCTGGTCAAGTATTAGACACAGTAaccttgaaaataatgaaaagaaaaatgtaaccaTTACTCAGCTATGTCAAAGATTCTGCTCCTATTCCACAAGGGTGCTGTGACGGAGGAGAGTCTAGACTGGGTCTTCTTTCCTAGAGGAAATGGACTTATGACTCTATTAGTGTgctttattcctaggtattttaagGAGGTTTGGGGCAGGTAGGTTAGCTGGCCAGTGTCATTAACATTTTAGCTTTCGTGATATTTAATGTGTTAAGGATGGGGTGCATtgcataaacaacaaaaaaagaataaatagaaatttctACTGTGAAACAGTTTCGATCTGTAGCAGCTGGTCATGTTGAAACACTCTGTTCTGCTTAATTCCTAACTAGGCATAATTAAAGTTAAATGCTAAATGTTACATAGCAGCTGATACTTGGTTCTATCATCTTTCCTGACTAATAGAATACTCCTACTATTTTGGTGAATCATGAAAAagtctttctcatttattttcatttatttcttttgcatctgTTATTTGATGTCATCAATACGGAAATTGGAAAGGTGACAATGTTTGTTCTAGACTGTtctagctatttcttctttgagagTTGTGGATAAGTACTTATCCTTGGTACCATGTGGAGTTGCCAGAACATGTTTTTCCTCCGTCTCTTCAGTGACTCGCTGGAGATGACCTGTCTGCAGAGCACTATGGCTTACTATACATACAGCCAACTATGCACATCCACGACATGAAAAATCTGGAGTTTGTACAAATAAGGAGAGAGACGAGGCCAGCGATTAGCAAATTGAGAGAGAGTTGTCTTCTGCCAGGgagcagaaaatattttaaaatatttttaatatcctcATTTCTACATGTCTCACTTTTCTCTTCAGC
This is a stretch of genomic DNA from Tamandua tetradactyla isolate mTamTet1 chromosome 4, mTamTet1.pri, whole genome shotgun sequence. It encodes these proteins:
- the DYRK3 gene encoding dual specificity tyrosine-phosphorylation-regulated kinase 3 isoform X4, with protein sequence MMIDETKCPPCSNVLCNPSEPPLPRRLNITSEHLTRDHTRCLLNGGEMKVEQLFQEFGSRKADTFQSAGVSDSEKCSPTVSQGKSSDSLNVVKSSSSCKAPKVVPLTPEQALKQYKHHLTAYEKLEIINYPEIYFVGPNAKKRNGVIGGPNNGGYDDPDGAYIHVPRDHLAYRYEVLKIIGKGSFGQVARVYDHKLRQYVALKMVRNEKRFHRQATEEIRILEHLKKQDKTGSMNVIHMLESFTFRNHVCMAFELLSIDLYELIKKNKFQGFSVQLVRKFAQSILQSLDALHKNKIIHCDLKPENILLKHHGRSATKVIDFGSSCFEYQKLYTYIQSRFYRAPEIILGSRYSTPIDIWSFGCILAELLTGQPLFPGEDEGDQLACMMELLGMPPPKLLEQSKRAKYFINSKGLPRYCSVTTQADGKVVLVGGRSRRGKKRGPPGSKDWVTALKGCDDYLFIEFLKRCLHWDPAARLTPAQALRHPWISKSVPRPLTIEKVSGKRVVNPTSAFQGLGSKLPPVVGIANKLKTNLMSETNGGIPLCSVLPKLIS
- the DYRK3 gene encoding dual specificity tyrosine-phosphorylation-regulated kinase 3 isoform X3, which produces MRLGDGVYDTFMMIDETKCPPCSNVLCNPSEPPLPRRLNITSEHLTRDHTRCLLNGGEMKVEQLFQEFGSRKADTFQSAGVSDSEKCSPTVSQGKSSDSLNVVKSSSSCKAPKVVPLTPEQALKQYKHHLTAYEKLEIINYPEIYFVGPNAKKRNGVIGGPNNGGYDDPDGAYIHVPRDHLAYRYEVLKIIGKGSFGQVARVYDHKLRQYVALKMVRNEKRFHRQATEEIRILEHLKKQDKTGSMNVIHMLESFTFRNHVCMAFELLSIDLYELIKKNKFQGFSVQLVRKFAQSILQSLDALHKNKIIHCDLKPENILLKHHGRSATKVIDFGSSCFEYQKLYTYIQSRFYRAPEIILGSRYSTPIDIWSFGCILAELLTGQPLFPGEDEGDQLACMMELLGMPPPKLLEQSKRAKYFINSKGLPRYCSVTTQADGKVVLVGGRSRRGKKRGPPGSKDWVTALKGCDDYLFIEFLKRCLHWDPAARLTPAQALRHPWISKSVPRPLTIEKVSGKRVVNPTSAFQGLGSKLPPVVGIANKLKTNLMSETNGGIPLCSVLPKLIS
- the DYRK3 gene encoding dual specificity tyrosine-phosphorylation-regulated kinase 3 isoform X1, encoding MGGTARGPGRKDAGPPGAGLPPQQRRLGDGVYDTFMMIDETKCPPCSNVLCNPSEPPLPRRLNITSEHLTRDHTRCLLNGGEMKVEQLFQEFGSRKADTFQSAGVSDSEKCSPTVSQGKSSDSLNVVKSSSSCKAPKVVPLTPEQALKQYKHHLTAYEKLEIINYPEIYFVGPNAKKRNGVIGGPNNGGYDDPDGAYIHVPRDHLAYRYEVLKIIGKGSFGQVARVYDHKLRQYVALKMVRNEKRFHRQATEEIRILEHLKKQDKTGSMNVIHMLESFTFRNHVCMAFELLSIDLYELIKKNKFQGFSVQLVRKFAQSILQSLDALHKNKIIHCDLKPENILLKHHGRSATKVIDFGSSCFEYQKLYTYIQSRFYRAPEIILGSRYSTPIDIWSFGCILAELLTGQPLFPGEDEGDQLACMMELLGMPPPKLLEQSKRAKYFINSKGLPRYCSVTTQADGKVVLVGGRSRRGKKRGPPGSKDWVTALKGCDDYLFIEFLKRCLHWDPAARLTPAQALRHPWISKSVPRPLTIEKVSGKRVVNPTSAFQGLGSKLPPVVGIANKLKTNLMSETNGGIPLCSVLPKLIS
- the DYRK3 gene encoding dual specificity tyrosine-phosphorylation-regulated kinase 3 isoform X2; protein product: MRGPLGPGSRPSSGGNGALGLGDGVYDTFMMIDETKCPPCSNVLCNPSEPPLPRRLNITSEHLTRDHTRCLLNGGEMKVEQLFQEFGSRKADTFQSAGVSDSEKCSPTVSQGKSSDSLNVVKSSSSCKAPKVVPLTPEQALKQYKHHLTAYEKLEIINYPEIYFVGPNAKKRNGVIGGPNNGGYDDPDGAYIHVPRDHLAYRYEVLKIIGKGSFGQVARVYDHKLRQYVALKMVRNEKRFHRQATEEIRILEHLKKQDKTGSMNVIHMLESFTFRNHVCMAFELLSIDLYELIKKNKFQGFSVQLVRKFAQSILQSLDALHKNKIIHCDLKPENILLKHHGRSATKVIDFGSSCFEYQKLYTYIQSRFYRAPEIILGSRYSTPIDIWSFGCILAELLTGQPLFPGEDEGDQLACMMELLGMPPPKLLEQSKRAKYFINSKGLPRYCSVTTQADGKVVLVGGRSRRGKKRGPPGSKDWVTALKGCDDYLFIEFLKRCLHWDPAARLTPAQALRHPWISKSVPRPLTIEKVSGKRVVNPTSAFQGLGSKLPPVVGIANKLKTNLMSETNGGIPLCSVLPKLIS
- the DYRK3 gene encoding dual specificity tyrosine-phosphorylation-regulated kinase 3 isoform X5, with amino-acid sequence MKVEQLFQEFGSRKADTFQSAGVSDSEKCSPTVSQGKSSDSLNVVKSSSSCKAPKVVPLTPEQALKQYKHHLTAYEKLEIINYPEIYFVGPNAKKRNGVIGGPNNGGYDDPDGAYIHVPRDHLAYRYEVLKIIGKGSFGQVARVYDHKLRQYVALKMVRNEKRFHRQATEEIRILEHLKKQDKTGSMNVIHMLESFTFRNHVCMAFELLSIDLYELIKKNKFQGFSVQLVRKFAQSILQSLDALHKNKIIHCDLKPENILLKHHGRSATKVIDFGSSCFEYQKLYTYIQSRFYRAPEIILGSRYSTPIDIWSFGCILAELLTGQPLFPGEDEGDQLACMMELLGMPPPKLLEQSKRAKYFINSKGLPRYCSVTTQADGKVVLVGGRSRRGKKRGPPGSKDWVTALKGCDDYLFIEFLKRCLHWDPAARLTPAQALRHPWISKSVPRPLTIEKVSGKRVVNPTSAFQGLGSKLPPVVGIANKLKTNLMSETNGGIPLCSVLPKLIS